atataattttttttttttttttctattttttttttttttttttttttttttctaatattttttatttttaattttttttttttcaattttaattataacaaATATAGGGATACAGTTagaaaacaacaattaattcaatcatattcaagtaaaaaattttcaaagaatGAATTTGggaataaatcaaaaaagaaatcaattataACTCAATCACCACATTACTTTGTagattgtttaaaaaatgacCCATCTAAAGAAGTATTGACATCATTACGTGTTCGTTTGGGTAATCAACCACTAAAATGGTTGAAagaatttttatcattagatggtgtatcattattaattaaagttttaattttaaatgaaattaaacaagtgtatgtatttttaaataatttatttattattaaaaaattaaaaaattattactatttattaataaatttatttgaaaaaaaaaaaaaaaagtaaaaatcaagaagatatttataaaattgcaCAATGTTTacattcattaaaattaataatgaatacaAAATTTGGATTAGAATCAGTTATAAAACAACCAACTAATATACATTCAATTTCATTGGTTATGGATACACCACATTTGAAGACTAGAATCATGGTTATAGAATTATTGGCAGCATTATGTGTTGTAAATTCCAAAGGTTTACCATTGGTATTGAGTGCAATGGATAACTATAGAGAAGTAAAGAGAGAGAAGAAACCATTCATTCATCTTTTTCAAGGTTTAAAGAATCCTTCTGGTTCATTACAAGCTACTACATTTGCATTGATTAATACATTGATTAGTAGTAGTCAAAGTGTTGAAGAGAGACAAAAGATtagaaatcaatttaaaaagttgGGTATTACAAAGGTGATTGAGGAATTGGAGCCAGAATATGCAAATAATCCAGATTTGGCAACACAAAAAGATCTATACGAACAGGAATGTAGATGGGATGAACAagaacaaattgaaaatgcaCGTGGTGATATCTCTGATGAAAACCCTGAAGCATTGGTAAAGGCAATCCTTGATAGAACTGCTGGTGGTCCATTGTATTCTTCATTCACTTCAATCTTAAGATTATTGGCAAATTCAATCACTGATCAAACAAAGGATCAGTCATTGTCAAACTATTTATTCGTAGAGAAGGTCATTGGTAAAATGAATAATGGTGAATCTTATCTCGATGATATTGGTACATTTTttggtggaggtggtggtggtgatggtagtTTAGATATCGCTCATGTATCTGGAGAGAAAGCAGTACTCATTCAAAAGGAGATTGAAGatttaaagaaacaaaaaaagagagaTCAAGATAAATTGGCAGAGAAAGATAAACTCTTAACTAAATTGGCAAAGAGAATGAGAAAGATGGAAGAGGCAATTAAATTAGGTAAAGGtttagaatatttaaataatcaaattgaaattgaatcacCACCCGATTCATCTACAAGTACACCACAAGAAACAACACCTGGTGGCACCAAAGTACCTTTGAAAACTTCACCAGTTACAAAGGCTGATCTTAAACATAAACTTTCAACATTTACAACTGCTAAAGCTCCAAATGGTGTAAGTGATTTCCTTAGCGGTCTTGATACCACTAATCAACAAGGAAGTACGGATGCATCTCAAACTGAAGCTGGTAGTGGCGACGGTATACCTTTACCACCGGGAGCACCTCCCCCACCTCCACCACCAGGTGGTAAATTAGCACCATCAACACCACAACTATGTTCACGTCcaccatcaattaaaatgaaatcatATCAATGGACACGTTATCGTACTAGAAACGTTACCAATACATTCTGGAAGAATGTTAATCTCACAAAGTATAATGACTGTTTACCACATGAACAAATTGAAGGTTTATTTGGTGCAGCCATatttgaaaagaaagaaaaggaaTTGAAAAAAGGATCAGAGGTAACTGTTATTGATACAAAGAGAGCTCAAAACATTGGTATTCTCTtatcaagatttaaaaatgttacTCATGATGCAATCTATGATGCAATCTATAGTTTGGATGAGTCAATATTGGATCTTGAAACCATTAATCAATTCATAAAGTATATTCCATCAAAGGAAGAAATTGATTGTATCATTGCatttaaacaacaacaagaacaactaCCAGAGGAAGAGAGAATGAAATTGGGTAAATCTGAAATTTTCATTGATAAAATCTCTACCATTCCAAGATTAGAACAAAGAATTCAAGCATTACATTTCAAATTGAATTTCCCTGATAAATTATATCATGCAAAACCAGACATTAGAAAATTCAATGAGGCATTTGTTCAacttcaaaataataatatatttgcAATTATGGAGTTAATTCTTTCCATtggtaatttcattaattttggtACAAATCGTGGTAATGCAAGTGGTTTCAAAATAGATTCAATCAATAAAATGGCTGatacaaaatcaaatattcgTGAAAAGTATACACTAGTTCATTATCTCATTGAGTTATTAGAAAGTACTCAAccagaattattaaaagttttcGATGAAATTCCATCAGTTGTTGATGCTGCTACTCTTTCATTTAATCAATCATCttctgaaattaaattattaagagctggtttaattaaattagaaaaagaaatttttgtTAGACAACCAAAATCAGTTGAACCAAAACCAGATGAtgaaactattaataataatggtgaagatgatataaataataccTCTAGTGATGAAAAAACTGAAGGTCAACAACAAAGACAaggagaagaagaagaaaatgatgaaagtGAATCAACTGGTAATAGTTTTGCTGATagtttaaagaaaaagaaatctcAAGTtaatacaaattcaacatcaGATTCAAAACAATCATTAGAACCACTTAAAGATGATGATccattaaaattgaaattgtcaGAATTTTTATTAGCATCAAAGACAGAATTGGATGATACTGAAACTTTGATAGCAGAGACAGAGGTTCTCTTTAAATCGATTTGTAAATTCTTTGGTGAGGATAGTACAAAAATTCAACCAGAAGAATTTTTAGCaatctttaaaaagtttaatgataaatttataatgtCTAAAAAGGATttggaaattgaaaaatccattaaagataaatcaaCTCAAAGAAAGAATGAAAAGGAGAGAAAAGAAATGGAGATTAAAAAATCGAAATTGGAAATGATTCATtcgaaattaaagaaaattggTTCACCTTCATCCTCCAATAGAATTCTTGCTAGTAATGAATCATCACCAACCTCTTCCACAAGTTCAGTGGTTCATCAacatgatgatgaagatgaagaaactATCAAAGAGTATATCAATAATCCAAGTCCATCTCAACAATCAAATTCTTCAGAGGAAGAAGGAATGATGGATgatttattgaatttaattcgTGATGGTAATTTCAGAGAATTGAGAAGGATGAATCTTCAACAAAAGAAACCAGTTAGAACTAAAAGAGTAATTGCTAAACAACCAACTCGTCCACAAGCTTTAGATACACCTTCTTCAACATATTCTTCAATCTCATCTATATATGATGCTGAACCTCTTGATATGAGTGAtcaagaagatgaagatgaagaagaagaagaagatgaagaggaggaagaagaagaagaggaaggaGATGACGATAATGATAACGATGAAGAAGAAGGTGAAAactaaagaaaaaaataatacattatactttataaaaatacttaataaaaatataaaaataaaaatataaaataaataattgttttttttatttcattcctttattaataaattaatttgaatttcctgtttaaaattattattaactaataaaattacaaaaaggATTAAATATACTCAATATCAAACTAGTTTGGTGGacttaaattctaaaaatagttttaaacaatgtttttttttttttattttttcattttttttactatacttttttttaaaaaatagttaaATGTGATTTTATAAgttgtaattaaatttatgcgcatttatttaaattaattattttttttaataaattaatgatactatttttatagtaaacaataaagtttttttaagacaatttttttaatatatacaaATGAACTCCATTATATAAGaaattcactttttttttttttttttttttttttttcaatcctttaattttaaatttgttccATTCCTTTTGtagaatattttgaaattacatTAATTAAAGCTGAAGCCTTTTCAGAATTTTTACTTGTAAAAGCTGGTGTATTTCTTAATGATGCAGCACCTCCAaccactaaaaaaaa
This region of Dictyostelium discoideum AX4 chromosome 3 chromosome, whole genome shotgun sequence genomic DNA includes:
- the forD gene encoding actin binding protein (formin homology domain-containing protein); this translates as MVKLFGKSKKKEESPQSIDIAFQSILDEIGVVETEKKHLMATMDTVRKQQLIQSYSSKKFSKNEFGNKSKKKSIITQSPHYFVDCLKNDPSKEVLTSLRVRLGNQPLKWLKEFLSLDGVSLLIKVLILNEIKQVKNQEDIYKIAQCLHSLKLIMNTKFGLESVIKQPTNIHSISLVMDTPHLKTRIMVIELLAALCVVNSKGLPLVLSAMDNYREVKREKKPFIHLFQGLKNPSGSLQATTFALINTLISSSQSVEERQKIRNQFKKLGITKVIEELEPEYANNPDLATQKDLYEQECRWDEQEQIENARGDISDENPEALVKAILDRTAGGPLYSSFTSILRLLANSITDQTKDQSLSNYLFVEKVIGKMNNGESYLDDIGTFFGGGGGGDGSLDIAHVSGEKAVLIQKEIEDLKKQKKRDQDKLAEKDKLLTKLAKRMRKMEEAIKLGKGLEYLNNQIEIESPPDSSTSTPQETTPGGTKVPLKTSPVTKADLKHKLSTFTTAKAPNGVSDFLSGLDTTNQQGSTDASQTEAGSGDGIPLPPGAPPPPPPPGGKLAPSTPQLCSRPPSIKMKSYQWTRYRTRNVTNTFWKNVNLTKYNDCLPHEQIEGLFGAAIFEKKEKELKKGSEVTVIDTKRAQNIGILLSRFKNVTHDAIYDAIYSLDESILDLETINQFIKYIPSKEEIDCIIAFKQQQEQLPEEERMKLGKSEIFIDKISTIPRLEQRIQALHFKLNFPDKLYHAKPDIRKFNEAFVQLQNNNIFAIMELILSIGNFINFGTNRGNASGFKIDSINKMADTKSNIREKYTLVHYLIELLESTQPELLKVFDEIPSVVDAATLSFNQSSSEIKLLRAGLIKLEKEIFVRQPKSVEPKPDDETINNNGEDDINNTSSDEKTEGQQQRQGEEEENDESESTGNSFADSLKKKKSQVNTNSTSDSKQSLEPLKDDDPLKLKLSEFLLASKTELDDTETLIAETEVLFKSICKFFGEDSTKIQPEEFLAIFKKFNDKFIMSKKDLEIEKSIKDKSTQRKNEKERKEMEIKKSKLEMIHSKLKKIGSPSSSNRILASNESSPTSSTSSVVHQHDDEDEETIKEYINNPSPSQQSNSSEEEGMMDDLLNLIRDGNFRELRRMNLQQKKPVRTKRVIAKQPTRPQALDTPSSTYSSISSIYDAEPLDMSDQEDEDEEEEEDEEEEEEEEEGDDDNDNDEEEGEN